Proteins encoded together in one Musa acuminata AAA Group cultivar baxijiao chromosome BXJ3-6, Cavendish_Baxijiao_AAA, whole genome shotgun sequence window:
- the LOC103989306 gene encoding photosystem II reaction center proteins PsbY, chloroplastic-like, whose amino-acid sequence MATIATVAMLNAKCPAPNHLPSSKSAPTKPVSLLSLQNLPKGVHLSKPINTSSPSSLSAAAIAGAFFASLSSSDAAFAAQQIADIAEGDNRGLALLIPLVPAVLWVLYNILQPALNQLNRMRSEKAVVVGLGLGVGGGLVAAGLASAPIASAGELMAVADASSSGDSRGLLLLFVVAPAILWVLYNILQPALNQINKMRSG is encoded by the coding sequence ATGGCAACCATAGCAACCGTGGCCATGCTCAACGCGAAATGCCCTGCTCCAAACCATCTTCCCTCCTCAAAGTCAGCACCAACGAAGCCAGTCTCGCTCCTCTCACTCCAAAACCTTCCCAAGGGAGTCCATCTTTCCAAACCAATCAACACCAGCAGCCCTTCTTCCTTGAGCGCGGCCGCCATCGCCGGGGCCTTCTTCGCCAGCCTGAGCAGCTCCGACGCGGCCTTTGCGGCTCAGCAGATCGCCGACATCGCCGAAGGCGACAACCGCGGCCTCGCGCTCCTCATTCCCCTCGTCCCAGCCGTCCTCTGGGTGCTGTACAACATCCTCCAACCGGCGCTCAACCAGCTCAACCGGATGCGGAGCGAGAAGGCGGTGGTCGTCGGGCTCGGCCTCGGGGTCGGTGGCGGGCTGGTAGCCGCGGGGCTGGCGTCAGCGCCGATCGCATCGGCGGGGGAGCTGATGGCGGTAGCCGACGCCTCCTCCTCGGGCGACAGCAGGGGGTTGCTGCTGCTGTTTGTTGTGGCTCCGGCCATTCTTTGGGTCCTCTACAACATTCTGCAGCCTGCGCTGAACCAGATCAACAAGATGAGGTCTGGGTGA
- the LOC103989307 gene encoding uncharacterized membrane protein At3g27390 isoform X1, translating to MEPPKGFWATLWSFLCFLPFFLGLLLLGIVKGDQPRPFSDWISLLLVHHVSAKRSTLLCPFVCLIVTLGNSAIILGLWPAHAVWTYYCIARTKQLGPVLKLILAVGVSIILVLWPLAGIFGSILIGAGYGFLAPIMATFDAVGGGKANNLIHCFLDGTWSTIKGSFTVVRDFKDVCFHSYFSIMDDLRLHDPPNREPYEIRLRDIPGACMIGLLGIMVDMPIITLIAICKSPCMLFKGWNRLFHDLIGREGPFLETACVPFAGLAILLWPLAVASVVAASIISSFFLGAYAAVITYQETSVKMGIAYIISSLSMFDEYSNDELGMRQGSCFPRHRYRKNESLHASSFTRPASFQRGSQDGKNPPSHATSFKNGILELKPLKLLDHLFSECKHHGETLVAQGVIQYEDIKESQSSKGGRSRIINIGLPAYSILQALLFSAKANSDGLVLSDNTEITTENRPKDKIFGWFFDPLMILKEQIKAQDFSEEEEQYLSKLVLLLGDSRRINNLDNQSPPLDQRKRAEINAFARRLQGITKSLSRYPTARRRFDDLVQSLSDDLEMKLGSTQSANKAQMQYVRSGIVRIFSQRSFKMSKITKNSRRSTIG from the exons ATGGAGCCTCCGAAGGGGTTCTGGGCGACTCTTTGGAGTTTCCTTTGCTTCCTGCCCTTCTTCCTGGGGTTGTTGCTTCTGGGCATCGTGAAAG GTGATCAGCCGAGACCGTTTTCAGATTGGATTAGCTTGCTTCTAGTTCACCATGTTTCAGCAAAACGAA GTACTCTGCTCTGCCCATTTGTTTGCCTTATCGTGACATTAGGAAATTCTGCAATCATATTGGGTCTCTGGCCAGCACATGCAGTTTGGACATATTACTGCATAGCAAG AACCAAACAGCTTGGGCCTGTTCTGAAGCTTATTCTTGCTGTTGGTGTATCTATCATCTTAGTTTTGTGGCCACTAGCTGGTATATTTGGAAGCATCCTCATAGGAGCAGGCTATGGTTTTTTAGCTCCCATCATGGCTACTTTTGACGCTGTTGGAGGAGGAAAGGCAAACAATCTCATACACTGCTTCTTG GATGGAACTTGGAGCACAATCAAAGGAAGTTTTACAGTGGTCAGAGACTTCAAAGATGTTTGCTTTCATTCCTATTTCTCGATCATGGATGATCTACGCCTCCATGATCCTCCAAACAGAGAGCCCTATGAGATTAG ATTGCGTGATATTCCCGGTGCCTGTATGATTGGTCTGCTTGGAATTATGGTTGACATGCCAATTATCACATTAATTGCTATTTGCAAGAGCCCGTGTATGCTTTTTAAAGGATGGAATCGTTTATTTCATGATCTTATAGGCCGAGAGGGCCCATTTTTGGAGACTGCATGTGTGCCGTTTGCAGGTCTCGCCATTCTTCTCTGGCCATTAGCAGTCGCATCGGTGGTTGCTGCTTCCATAATATCTTCTTTCTTTTTAGGTGCATATGCAGCTGTTATCACATACCAG GAGACATCAGTCAAGATGGGGATAGCCTACATCATCTCTTCCTTGTCTATGTTTGATGAATATAGTAACGATGAACTTGGCATGCGACAAGGGTCATGCTTTCCCAG GCATCGGTATCGAAAGAACGAATCACTGCATGCTAGCTCTTTCACCAGGCCTGCCTCTTTTCAACGAGGAAGTCAAGATGGAAAGAACCCTCCTTCACATGCTACCTCATTCAAGAATGGCAttcttgaattgaaaccattgaaG TTATTAGATCACCTATTCTCAGAGTGTAAGCACCATGGTGAGACGTTGGTTGCTCAGGGTGTCATACAATATGAAGACATCAAAGAGTCTCAGTCCAGTAAGGGTGGCAGAAGCAGGATCATAAACATTGGTTTGCCGGCATACTCCATACTTCAGGCACTCCTATTTTCTGCAAAGGCCAACTCTGATGGTTTAGTCTTAA GTGACAACACTGAGATCACGACAGAAAACCGACCCAAGGATAAAATCTTTGGTTGGTTCTTTGATCCTTTGATGATCCTGAAAGAGCAGATTAAAGCCCAAGATTTCTCAGAAGAGGAAGAGCAGTATTTGTCCAAATTGGTGCTGCTACTTGGTGATTCCAGGAGGATCAATAACCTTGACAATCAATCACCACCTCTGGATCAACGAAAACGAGCTGAGATAAATGCGTTTGCTCGCAG GTTGCAAGGCATCACCAAATCACTCTCGAGGTACCCAACGGCCAGACGACGTTTTGATGATCTCGTACAATCTCTCTCGGATGATCTTGAGATGAAGTTAGGGAGCACTCAATCTGCCAATAAAGCTCAAATGCAATATGTAAGAAGTGGCATTGTCAGAATTTTCAGCCAGAGGTCATTTAAGATGAGTAAAATCACAAAGAATAGTCGCAGAAGCACAATTGGTTAA
- the LOC103989307 gene encoding uncharacterized membrane protein At3g27390 isoform X3, translating into MATFDAVGGGKANNLIHCFLDGTWSTIKGSFTVVRDFKDVCFHSYFSIMDDLRLHDPPNREPYEIRLRDIPGACMIGLLGIMVDMPIITLIAICKSPCMLFKGWNRLFHDLIGREGPFLETACVPFAGLAILLWPLAVASVVAASIISSFFLGAYAAVITYQETSVKMGIAYIISSLSMFDEYSNDELGMRQGSCFPRHRYRKNESLHASSFTRPASFQRGSQDGKNPPSHATSFKNGILELKPLKLLDHLFSECKHHGETLVAQGVIQYEDIKESQSSKGGRSRIINIGLPAYSILQALLFSAKANSDGLVLSDNTEITTENRPKDKIFGWFFDPLMILKEQIKAQDFSEEEEQYLSKLVLLLGDSRRINNLDNQSPPLDQRKRAEINAFARRLQGITKSLSRYPTARRRFDDLVQSLSDDLEMKLGSTQSANKAQMQYVRSGIVRIFSQRSFKMSKITKNSRRSTIG; encoded by the exons ATGGCTACTTTTGACGCTGTTGGAGGAGGAAAGGCAAACAATCTCATACACTGCTTCTTG GATGGAACTTGGAGCACAATCAAAGGAAGTTTTACAGTGGTCAGAGACTTCAAAGATGTTTGCTTTCATTCCTATTTCTCGATCATGGATGATCTACGCCTCCATGATCCTCCAAACAGAGAGCCCTATGAGATTAG ATTGCGTGATATTCCCGGTGCCTGTATGATTGGTCTGCTTGGAATTATGGTTGACATGCCAATTATCACATTAATTGCTATTTGCAAGAGCCCGTGTATGCTTTTTAAAGGATGGAATCGTTTATTTCATGATCTTATAGGCCGAGAGGGCCCATTTTTGGAGACTGCATGTGTGCCGTTTGCAGGTCTCGCCATTCTTCTCTGGCCATTAGCAGTCGCATCGGTGGTTGCTGCTTCCATAATATCTTCTTTCTTTTTAGGTGCATATGCAGCTGTTATCACATACCAG GAGACATCAGTCAAGATGGGGATAGCCTACATCATCTCTTCCTTGTCTATGTTTGATGAATATAGTAACGATGAACTTGGCATGCGACAAGGGTCATGCTTTCCCAG GCATCGGTATCGAAAGAACGAATCACTGCATGCTAGCTCTTTCACCAGGCCTGCCTCTTTTCAACGAGGAAGTCAAGATGGAAAGAACCCTCCTTCACATGCTACCTCATTCAAGAATGGCAttcttgaattgaaaccattgaaG TTATTAGATCACCTATTCTCAGAGTGTAAGCACCATGGTGAGACGTTGGTTGCTCAGGGTGTCATACAATATGAAGACATCAAAGAGTCTCAGTCCAGTAAGGGTGGCAGAAGCAGGATCATAAACATTGGTTTGCCGGCATACTCCATACTTCAGGCACTCCTATTTTCTGCAAAGGCCAACTCTGATGGTTTAGTCTTAA GTGACAACACTGAGATCACGACAGAAAACCGACCCAAGGATAAAATCTTTGGTTGGTTCTTTGATCCTTTGATGATCCTGAAAGAGCAGATTAAAGCCCAAGATTTCTCAGAAGAGGAAGAGCAGTATTTGTCCAAATTGGTGCTGCTACTTGGTGATTCCAGGAGGATCAATAACCTTGACAATCAATCACCACCTCTGGATCAACGAAAACGAGCTGAGATAAATGCGTTTGCTCGCAG GTTGCAAGGCATCACCAAATCACTCTCGAGGTACCCAACGGCCAGACGACGTTTTGATGATCTCGTACAATCTCTCTCGGATGATCTTGAGATGAAGTTAGGGAGCACTCAATCTGCCAATAAAGCTCAAATGCAATATGTAAGAAGTGGCATTGTCAGAATTTTCAGCCAGAGGTCATTTAAGATGAGTAAAATCACAAAGAATAGTCGCAGAAGCACAATTGGTTAA
- the LOC103989307 gene encoding uncharacterized membrane protein At3g27390 isoform X2 yields MEPPKGFWATLWSFLCFLPFFLGLLLLGIVKGTLLCPFVCLIVTLGNSAIILGLWPAHAVWTYYCIARTKQLGPVLKLILAVGVSIILVLWPLAGIFGSILIGAGYGFLAPIMATFDAVGGGKANNLIHCFLDGTWSTIKGSFTVVRDFKDVCFHSYFSIMDDLRLHDPPNREPYEIRLRDIPGACMIGLLGIMVDMPIITLIAICKSPCMLFKGWNRLFHDLIGREGPFLETACVPFAGLAILLWPLAVASVVAASIISSFFLGAYAAVITYQETSVKMGIAYIISSLSMFDEYSNDELGMRQGSCFPRHRYRKNESLHASSFTRPASFQRGSQDGKNPPSHATSFKNGILELKPLKLLDHLFSECKHHGETLVAQGVIQYEDIKESQSSKGGRSRIINIGLPAYSILQALLFSAKANSDGLVLSDNTEITTENRPKDKIFGWFFDPLMILKEQIKAQDFSEEEEQYLSKLVLLLGDSRRINNLDNQSPPLDQRKRAEINAFARRLQGITKSLSRYPTARRRFDDLVQSLSDDLEMKLGSTQSANKAQMQYVRSGIVRIFSQRSFKMSKITKNSRRSTIG; encoded by the exons ATGGAGCCTCCGAAGGGGTTCTGGGCGACTCTTTGGAGTTTCCTTTGCTTCCTGCCCTTCTTCCTGGGGTTGTTGCTTCTGGGCATCGTGAAAG GTACTCTGCTCTGCCCATTTGTTTGCCTTATCGTGACATTAGGAAATTCTGCAATCATATTGGGTCTCTGGCCAGCACATGCAGTTTGGACATATTACTGCATAGCAAG AACCAAACAGCTTGGGCCTGTTCTGAAGCTTATTCTTGCTGTTGGTGTATCTATCATCTTAGTTTTGTGGCCACTAGCTGGTATATTTGGAAGCATCCTCATAGGAGCAGGCTATGGTTTTTTAGCTCCCATCATGGCTACTTTTGACGCTGTTGGAGGAGGAAAGGCAAACAATCTCATACACTGCTTCTTG GATGGAACTTGGAGCACAATCAAAGGAAGTTTTACAGTGGTCAGAGACTTCAAAGATGTTTGCTTTCATTCCTATTTCTCGATCATGGATGATCTACGCCTCCATGATCCTCCAAACAGAGAGCCCTATGAGATTAG ATTGCGTGATATTCCCGGTGCCTGTATGATTGGTCTGCTTGGAATTATGGTTGACATGCCAATTATCACATTAATTGCTATTTGCAAGAGCCCGTGTATGCTTTTTAAAGGATGGAATCGTTTATTTCATGATCTTATAGGCCGAGAGGGCCCATTTTTGGAGACTGCATGTGTGCCGTTTGCAGGTCTCGCCATTCTTCTCTGGCCATTAGCAGTCGCATCGGTGGTTGCTGCTTCCATAATATCTTCTTTCTTTTTAGGTGCATATGCAGCTGTTATCACATACCAG GAGACATCAGTCAAGATGGGGATAGCCTACATCATCTCTTCCTTGTCTATGTTTGATGAATATAGTAACGATGAACTTGGCATGCGACAAGGGTCATGCTTTCCCAG GCATCGGTATCGAAAGAACGAATCACTGCATGCTAGCTCTTTCACCAGGCCTGCCTCTTTTCAACGAGGAAGTCAAGATGGAAAGAACCCTCCTTCACATGCTACCTCATTCAAGAATGGCAttcttgaattgaaaccattgaaG TTATTAGATCACCTATTCTCAGAGTGTAAGCACCATGGTGAGACGTTGGTTGCTCAGGGTGTCATACAATATGAAGACATCAAAGAGTCTCAGTCCAGTAAGGGTGGCAGAAGCAGGATCATAAACATTGGTTTGCCGGCATACTCCATACTTCAGGCACTCCTATTTTCTGCAAAGGCCAACTCTGATGGTTTAGTCTTAA GTGACAACACTGAGATCACGACAGAAAACCGACCCAAGGATAAAATCTTTGGTTGGTTCTTTGATCCTTTGATGATCCTGAAAGAGCAGATTAAAGCCCAAGATTTCTCAGAAGAGGAAGAGCAGTATTTGTCCAAATTGGTGCTGCTACTTGGTGATTCCAGGAGGATCAATAACCTTGACAATCAATCACCACCTCTGGATCAACGAAAACGAGCTGAGATAAATGCGTTTGCTCGCAG GTTGCAAGGCATCACCAAATCACTCTCGAGGTACCCAACGGCCAGACGACGTTTTGATGATCTCGTACAATCTCTCTCGGATGATCTTGAGATGAAGTTAGGGAGCACTCAATCTGCCAATAAAGCTCAAATGCAATATGTAAGAAGTGGCATTGTCAGAATTTTCAGCCAGAGGTCATTTAAGATGAGTAAAATCACAAAGAATAGTCGCAGAAGCACAATTGGTTAA